The Alphaproteobacteria bacterium genome has a segment encoding these proteins:
- a CDS encoding TIGR02300 family protein produces MKLEWGSKRTCQGCGVRFYDLQKIPAACPKCGVVFELQTSSRGRRKNAAADAAKEIALGIDEIVLVDDIDHIDGLDSGAESDVDLIEDTSDLGGDLDDLSDVMDHDSEADER; encoded by the coding sequence GTGAAATTAGAATGGGGATCCAAGCGAACGTGCCAAGGGTGCGGAGTTCGTTTTTACGATTTACAAAAAATACCAGCGGCATGCCCAAAATGTGGCGTTGTTTTTGAACTGCAAACATCCAGCAGGGGGCGCCGAAAGAATGCCGCCGCAGACGCAGCCAAAGAAATTGCGCTGGGAATTGACGAGATCGTCTTGGTAGATGATATCGATCATATTGATGGGTTGGATTCTGGTGCAGAAAGTGATGTTGACCTGATCGAGGATACATCCGACCTTGGGGGGGATCTTGACGATCTGTCCGATGTTATGGATCATGATTCCGAGGCAGATGAGCGGTAA